The following are encoded together in the Citrus sinensis cultivar Valencia sweet orange chromosome 1, DVS_A1.0, whole genome shotgun sequence genome:
- the LOC102612616 gene encoding electron transfer flavoprotein subunit beta, mitochondrial, producing the protein MKIMVAIKRVVDYAVKIRVKSDRTGVETNNVKMSMNPFCEIALEEALRIKESGLASEVVAVSMGPAQCVDTLRTGLAMGADRGVHVEAAGQLYPLTVAKILKSLVEVEKPALIILGKQAIDDDCNQTGQMVAGLLSWAQGTFASKVVLDKEKQLATVEREVDGGLETLELDLPAVITTDLRLNQPRYATLPNIMKAKSKPIKKYTPQELNVDVKSDLEVIQVTEPPKRKAGVILSSVEELIDKLKNEARVI; encoded by the exons ATGAAGATAATGGTGGCAATAAAGCGAGTCGTTGACTACGCCGTCAAGATCAGGGTGAAATCCGACAGGACAGGAGTGGAGACAAACAACGTTAAGATGTCGATGAACCCCTTTTGCGAGATAGCGCTGGAGGAGGCTCTGAGGATCAAGGAATCTGGATTGGCTTCCGAGGTTGTCGCTGTCAGCATGGGCCCCGCCCAGTGCGTTGATACTCTACGGACGGGTTTAGCTATGGGCGCTGATAGAGGAGTCCACGTGGAGGCTGCCGGTCAGCTGTATCCTTTGACTGTTGCCAAGATTTTGAAGAGCCTTGTTGAGGTTGAGAAGCCTGCCTTGATTATTCTGGGAAAGCAG GCAATTGATGATGACTGCAATCAAACAGGGCAAATGGTTGCAGGGCTACTCAGCTGGGCGCAGGGAACCTTTGCTTCTAAG GTTGTGCTGGATAAGGAAAAACAATTAGCAACGGTGGAGAGAGAAGTAGATGGTGGTCTTGAGACTTTAGAATTGGATTTACCAGCTGTAATCAC CACTGATTTGAGACTCAACCAACCGAGGTACGCAACACTCCCCAACATAATGAAGGCAAAATCGAAACCAATAAAGAAATATACTCCCCAGGAGCTAAACGTGGATGTCAAATCTGATTTGGAGGTGATTCAAGTAACAGAACCTCCCAAGAGAAAAGCTGGGGTTATATTATCTTCTGTTGAAGAGCTCATTGACAAGCTAAAAAATGAAGCTCGCGTCATTTAA